In Leptospira stimsonii, a single window of DNA contains:
- the rpsS gene encoding 30S ribosomal protein S19: MARSIKKGPFIDDHLMKKITKLNSENQKKPFKTWSRRSTIFPDMVGHTVMVHNGKQFTPVYINENMIGHKLGEFSPTRTFRGHVATDKKAGKK; encoded by the coding sequence ATGGCAAGAAGTATTAAAAAAGGTCCGTTCATTGATGATCATCTTATGAAGAAGATCACCAAATTGAACTCTGAAAATCAAAAGAAACCTTTCAAAACCTGGTCCAGAAGAAGTACGATCTTCCCGGATATGGTGGGTCACACCGTAATGGTGCATAACGGGAAACAATTTACTCCCGTGTATATCAACGAAAACATGATCGGGCACAAGTTGGGAGAATTTTCTCCAACCAGAACTTTCCGCGGTCACGTTGCTACTGATAAAAAGGCGGGCAAGAAGTAA
- the rplV gene encoding 50S ribosomal protein L22, with product MEAKAVARFVRMSPRKVRLVADEIRGYAVGEALDILKFTNKRAIEPLTKVILSASANATVLNDKVDTKQLFIKKIYVDEGPIMKRFRPRARGRAARIRKRLSHITVVLSD from the coding sequence ATGGAAGCCAAAGCAGTAGCTCGTTTCGTAAGAATGTCTCCGAGAAAAGTTCGCCTCGTTGCGGATGAAATTCGCGGATACGCAGTCGGCGAAGCCCTTGATATTTTGAAATTCACCAACAAAAGAGCGATCGAACCTTTGACAAAAGTGATTCTTTCCGCTTCCGCAAACGCGACGGTCTTAAACGATAAAGTGGATACAAAACAACTCTTTATCAAAAAGATCTATGTAGACGAAGGACCGATTATGAAACGTTTCCGTCCTCGTGCAAGAGGCCGTGCGGCGAGAATCAGAAAAAGACTGAGCCACATCACCGTGGTTCTTTCGGATTAA
- the rpsC gene encoding 30S ribosomal protein S3, with the protein MGQKVNPIGLRIGITRGWDSIWFSQSDYKKNLHEDIKIRKFIQGRFHNAGIVKVVIERFPEKINVNLHTAKPGIVIGQKGSNIEAVKKILKTMTEKPVNLNIIEVKKPETVAQCIAESIALQIEQRQPFRRVMKQELRRAMRGGVEGIKILISGRLNGADMARRENYKEGRIPLHTLRAKIDLGFKEAKTTFGQIGVKVWTYSGDFIQSKEESEEDKYAVKRRTS; encoded by the coding sequence ATGGGACAGAAAGTAAATCCAATCGGTTTAAGAATCGGGATCACAAGAGGATGGGACTCCATTTGGTTTTCCCAGTCCGACTACAAAAAGAATCTTCATGAAGATATCAAGATCCGTAAATTCATCCAAGGACGTTTTCATAACGCCGGGATCGTAAAGGTCGTCATCGAAAGATTTCCTGAAAAGATCAACGTGAATCTACACACTGCGAAGCCGGGTATCGTAATCGGTCAGAAAGGTTCTAACATCGAAGCTGTTAAGAAAATTCTGAAAACGATGACCGAAAAACCGGTGAACCTGAACATCATCGAAGTGAAAAAGCCGGAGACCGTTGCACAGTGTATCGCGGAATCCATCGCTCTTCAGATCGAACAAAGACAACCTTTCCGGAGAGTTATGAAACAAGAACTTCGCCGTGCAATGAGAGGCGGAGTGGAAGGAATCAAAATTCTTATCTCCGGTCGTTTGAACGGAGCGGACATGGCGAGAAGAGAGAACTACAAGGAAGGAAGAATTCCTTTGCACACTCTTCGCGCAAAGATTGATCTCGGATTCAAAGAAGCAAAGACCACTTTCGGACAAATAGGCGTTAAAGTCTGGACCTACAGTGGAGACTTCATTCAGAGCAAAGAAGAATCTGAAGAAGATAAATACGCAGTAAAGAGAAGAACCAGCTAA
- the rplP gene encoding 50S ribosomal protein L16 produces MLSPKRVKFRKRQRGRLKGTDERGSLVSFGEFGLKAVTSGRLTARQIEAARITINRQVKRGGKLWIRIFPHTPITKKPAETRMGKGKGNPEFWIAEIRPGRILFEMSGIDEETAKKALSLASYKLPIHTEFVKRSVL; encoded by the coding sequence ATGTTATCACCTAAACGTGTAAAGTTCAGAAAAAGACAAAGAGGAAGACTCAAAGGAACCGATGAAAGAGGCTCCTTGGTTTCCTTCGGAGAATTCGGTTTAAAAGCCGTTACTTCCGGAAGACTGACTGCGAGACAGATTGAAGCCGCAAGGATTACTATCAACCGCCAAGTGAAACGAGGCGGGAAACTCTGGATCAGGATCTTCCCTCATACTCCAATCACTAAAAAACCAGCCGAAACTCGGATGGGGAAAGGAAAGGGGAATCCTGAGTTCTGGATTGCTGAGATCCGTCCAGGAAGAATTCTATTTGAAATGAGCGGAATCGACGAAGAAACCGCAAAGAAAGCCTTGAGCCTGGCTTCTTACAAACTACCGATTCATACTGAATTCGTGAAAAGGTCTGTTCTATGA
- the rpmC gene encoding 50S ribosomal protein L29, translating to MKKIKLQELKDSEILEQLEEARKVLRNSRFQYGVARSLENPKVIHNTKKKIAKLLTIQRERQLKASPGEKKSKIFSRAKRKKKNLARISAKVKG from the coding sequence ATGAAAAAGATCAAATTACAAGAATTGAAAGACAGCGAAATTCTTGAGCAACTCGAAGAAGCGAGAAAAGTTTTAAGAAACTCTCGTTTTCAATACGGTGTCGCTCGTTCTTTGGAAAATCCGAAAGTGATCCACAATACGAAGAAGAAGATCGCTAAACTTCTGACCATTCAGAGAGAAAGACAACTGAAGGCCAGTCCGGGAGAGAAAAAATCGAAAATTTTTTCCCGTGCAAAAAGAAAGAAAAAAAACCTCGCGAGAATCAGCGCGAAGGTTAAGGGCTAA
- the rpsQ gene encoding 30S ribosomal protein S17, translating into MTAGKQHINKSLLTEGKVVSNSMDKTVVIVVETRKTHPRFKKIVRKTVKLKVHDEKNECTIGDKILAIETRPLSREKRHRLYKIVEKAK; encoded by the coding sequence ATGACAGCCGGGAAACAACATATCAACAAATCGCTTCTTACCGAAGGGAAAGTTGTGAGCAACTCGATGGATAAAACCGTCGTTATCGTTGTGGAAACCAGAAAAACTCACCCTCGTTTTAAGAAGATCGTCAGAAAAACCGTAAAACTCAAGGTACATGACGAGAAGAACGAATGCACGATCGGGGATAAAATCCTCGCGATTGAAACTCGTCCTCTGTCTAGAGAAAAAAGACATAGACTGTATAAAATCGTAGAGAAGGCGAAGTGA
- the rplN gene encoding 50S ribosomal protein L14, which yields MIQQETWLQVADNSGIKKVMCIKVLGGSKKRYASVGDEIIVAVKDAQPAFGLKDSTGKKVHNKAVQRAVVVRTTKEIRRPDGSYIRFDDNACAIIDDKGNPKGTRIFGPVARELRDKKYAKIISLAPEVL from the coding sequence ATGATCCAACAAGAAACATGGCTCCAGGTTGCGGATAACTCCGGAATCAAAAAGGTAATGTGTATTAAGGTTCTGGGCGGATCTAAAAAAAGATACGCTTCCGTTGGCGATGAAATCATCGTAGCGGTAAAAGACGCTCAGCCTGCTTTCGGTCTGAAAGATTCTACAGGTAAGAAAGTTCACAACAAAGCGGTTCAAAGAGCGGTCGTTGTGAGAACTACCAAAGAGATCAGAAGACCGGACGGATCTTACATCCGTTTCGATGACAACGCGTGTGCGATCATCGACGATAAAGGAAATCCTAAGGGAACCAGGATCTTTGGACCTGTTGCCCGCGAACTCAGAGATAAAAAATACGCTAAGATTATCTCTCTCGCTCCGGAGGTATTATAA
- the rplX gene encoding 50S ribosomal protein L24 — protein sequence MAKLTYRGSEYTKFKKFRFKKNDEVICIAGKEKGKKGKVLSIDKKRDRVIVEGINKRKRFMRPTQENPQGGVIEVEAAIHISNVMFYDSKKKAGVRVGFETIKGKKVRVSRPDKKEL from the coding sequence ATGGCTAAATTGACTTATCGTGGATCCGAATACACGAAATTCAAAAAGTTCCGCTTCAAGAAGAACGATGAAGTTATCTGCATCGCAGGAAAAGAGAAGGGAAAAAAAGGAAAGGTTCTCTCGATCGATAAGAAAAGAGACCGCGTAATTGTAGAAGGGATCAATAAAAGAAAACGTTTTATGAGACCGACTCAAGAGAATCCTCAAGGCGGAGTGATCGAAGTGGAAGCCGCGATTCATATCTCCAACGTGATGTTTTACGACTCCAAGAAAAAAGCTGGAGTGCGCGTCGGATTCGAGACTATCAAAGGGAAAAAGGTCCGTGTGAGCAGACCGGATAAAAAAGAGTTATAA
- the rplE gene encoding 50S ribosomal protein L5: protein MAARLRTKYKKEIVPELNKKFNFESIMQVPRLEKIVLNVGMGEAHTNPKALEAAVEELALITGQRPVKTKAKKSIAGFKIREGMSLGCMVTLRGDYMYEFLDRLVNVALPRVRDFKGVNDKGFDGRGNYNMSIKEQIIFPEIKVDKINTLYGINMTFVTNSKSNEEAFSLLAAFGMPYRNQK from the coding sequence ATGGCAGCTAGACTCAGAACAAAGTATAAAAAAGAAATCGTTCCCGAATTGAACAAGAAGTTCAACTTCGAATCCATCATGCAGGTTCCACGTCTTGAGAAAATCGTTCTCAACGTGGGTATGGGCGAAGCTCATACGAATCCTAAGGCTCTCGAAGCCGCTGTGGAAGAATTAGCACTCATTACCGGACAGAGACCGGTTAAGACAAAGGCAAAAAAATCGATCGCGGGATTCAAAATCCGCGAAGGGATGAGCCTTGGTTGTATGGTAACTCTGCGCGGGGACTATATGTATGAGTTCCTGGACAGATTGGTGAACGTGGCTCTTCCTCGGGTTCGTGACTTCAAAGGTGTGAACGATAAGGGATTCGACGGTCGCGGAAACTACAACATGAGCATTAAAGAACAGATCATTTTCCCGGAGATCAAGGTTGATAAGATCAACACACTCTACGGGATCAATATGACTTTTGTAACCAATTCAAAATCGAACGAGGAAGCGTTTAGCCTTCTTGCCGCGTTTGGAATGCCTTACAGGAACCAGAAATAA
- a CDS encoding type Z 30S ribosomal protein S14 translates to MAKTSIIVRHQKKKKFEVREYNRCPICGRSRGYLRRFDMCRICFRKLASGAQIPGVVKSSW, encoded by the coding sequence ATGGCTAAAACTTCTATAATTGTAAGACACCAGAAAAAGAAAAAGTTCGAGGTAAGAGAGTATAACCGTTGTCCGATCTGCGGAAGATCACGCGGATACCTTAGAAGATTCGATATGTGCAGAATTTGCTTCCGGAAACTTGCCAGCGGTGCACAGATTCCTGGCGTAGTAAAATCATCCTGGTGA
- the rpsH gene encoding 30S ribosomal protein S8, which yields MSMSDPIGDMLTRIRNAGRAKHETCLVPGSKIKKSILDLMKEEGFIRDYEPVKVNETFEDYKVFLKYDQTKRPIIRELIRVSTPGRRVYIKSAEIRPYKNNIGTMIVSTSKGIMTGKNARKLKLGGEVILKMS from the coding sequence ATGAGTATGTCAGATCCAATCGGAGATATGCTGACCCGCATTAGAAATGCAGGGAGAGCAAAACATGAGACCTGCCTGGTTCCAGGAAGTAAGATCAAGAAGTCAATTCTTGACCTCATGAAAGAAGAAGGCTTTATCAGAGACTACGAACCTGTTAAAGTAAACGAAACTTTCGAAGATTATAAAGTTTTTCTAAAGTATGATCAAACAAAGCGTCCGATCATCCGTGAACTCATAAGAGTTTCTACCCCAGGTAGACGCGTTTATATCAAGAGCGCGGAAATTCGTCCGTATAAAAACAACATCGGGACTATGATCGTTTCCACTTCCAAGGGAATCATGACCGGTAAAAACGCCCGTAAACTCAAATTGGGAGGTGAAGTAATTCTGAAGATGTCCTAA
- the rplF gene encoding 50S ribosomal protein L6 produces MSRIGKAEIKLPDKVEVKQENANIKVKGPLGELSTPIFEGLSVKNENGIVKLERSNEDQKVVALHGLTRALLMNCVKGVSQGWEKNLEITGVGYRAQKRGEDLVMSLGYSHEVVYKAPKGIKIDVLEQLKIKVTGIDKQLVGQVAADIRSKRPPEPYKGKGIKYAEEFIKKKAGKTGKK; encoded by the coding sequence ATGTCCAGAATTGGTAAGGCAGAAATCAAGCTTCCCGATAAAGTCGAAGTGAAGCAAGAAAACGCAAATATTAAAGTAAAAGGCCCTCTTGGGGAACTTTCTACGCCTATCTTTGAAGGTCTTTCCGTGAAAAATGAAAACGGAATCGTAAAACTGGAAAGAAGCAACGAAGATCAAAAGGTCGTCGCTCTTCACGGTTTAACGAGAGCGCTTCTTATGAACTGCGTAAAAGGCGTAAGCCAAGGTTGGGAAAAGAATCTCGAGATCACTGGGGTCGGTTACAGAGCTCAGAAAAGAGGAGAAGACTTGGTGATGAGCCTTGGGTATTCTCACGAGGTTGTTTATAAAGCTCCAAAAGGCATTAAGATCGATGTACTGGAACAGCTGAAAATTAAGGTAACTGGAATTGATAAGCAACTTGTCGGACAAGTCGCGGCTGATATCCGTTCTAAGAGACCGCCCGAGCCTTACAAAGGAAAGGGAATCAAATACGCTGAAGAGTTCATCAAGAAAAAGGCCGGAAAAACAGGTAAGAAGTAA
- the rplR gene encoding 50S ribosomal protein L18: MIDKLKKSLSKIKRAERSRFKLKKLGSRPRLVFNKSNKYLSCQIIDDAQGVTLAYATTSEKTFVGEGKSKKDVGAAKVLGKLIAERGSQKGVKQVMLDRSGMIFHGRIAAFAEGAREAGLEF; encoded by the coding sequence ATGATTGATAAACTAAAGAAAAGTCTTTCCAAAATCAAAAGAGCGGAACGTTCCAGATTTAAGTTAAAAAAATTAGGAAGCCGCCCTCGCTTAGTTTTTAATAAATCGAACAAGTATCTGAGCTGTCAGATCATCGATGACGCGCAAGGTGTAACACTCGCTTACGCGACTACTTCCGAAAAAACTTTTGTCGGCGAAGGCAAAAGTAAGAAGGATGTGGGCGCCGCTAAAGTTCTTGGGAAGTTAATCGCAGAAAGAGGTTCCCAAAAGGGAGTGAAACAAGTCATGCTGGATCGTTCCGGAATGATCTTTCACGGAAGAATCGCGGCTTTTGCGGAAGGCGCGAGAGAAGCAGGACTGGAGTTCTAA
- the rpsE gene encoding 30S ribosomal protein S5, whose translation MAYQDEESKEYSEKVVKIDRVAKVVKGGRRFSFNALSVVGDQKGKVGIGFGKANEVPDAIRKSIEAAKKHLVKINFKGHTIPHEVVGKFKSARVILKPSTAGTGIIAGASVRSIVEKAGIQDVLTKSWGSSNPVNIVKATLDALEQLETPILAARKRGISLNRLFGKD comes from the coding sequence ATGGCATATCAAGACGAAGAATCGAAAGAATATTCTGAGAAGGTCGTTAAAATCGACCGCGTTGCAAAAGTGGTGAAAGGGGGACGTAGATTCTCCTTTAACGCACTGAGCGTAGTTGGCGATCAAAAAGGAAAAGTGGGAATCGGTTTTGGTAAAGCGAACGAAGTTCCCGACGCGATCCGTAAATCGATCGAAGCCGCTAAGAAACACCTTGTAAAAATCAATTTTAAAGGTCATACGATTCCGCACGAAGTGGTTGGAAAGTTCAAGTCGGCAAGAGTGATCTTGAAACCAAGTACTGCAGGAACCGGGATCATCGCGGGAGCTTCCGTTCGTTCCATCGTGGAAAAAGCGGGCATCCAAGACGTTCTTACAAAGTCTTGGGGTTCATCTAATCCTGTGAACATCGTGAAGGCGACTCTGGACGCGCTCGAGCAATTGGAAACTCCGATTCTCGCGGCACGCAAAAGAGGAATCAGCCTCAACAGACTTTTCGGAAAAGACTAA
- the rpmD gene encoding 50S ribosomal protein L30, translating to MENIIVTQVKSSIGVKKEHRLTLYALGLKKTGQQRKHKVSPQLQGMLNSVRHLIKVEKA from the coding sequence ATGGAAAACATCATCGTAACCCAGGTAAAAAGTAGTATTGGAGTCAAAAAAGAGCACAGATTGACTCTGTACGCTCTCGGCCTCAAAAAAACCGGTCAACAGAGAAAGCACAAAGTTTCTCCTCAACTCCAAGGAATGCTGAATTCCGTGAGACATCTCATCAAGGTTGAGAAGGCTTAA
- the rplO gene encoding 50S ribosomal protein L15, translating into MKKERLEQAKAFGKERAKKKKNTDTSSNLIPVPKGAKKEKKRVGRGPGSKVGKTAGRGSKGQYARNSVRRGFEGGQMPIHRRLPKRGFTAKFHKEFYPVNLRDIEKSGLTGNIDAKTMVQSKILDKETTLFKILGTGEIKKAIHVIADGFSQSAKEKIEKAGGSIKLRAELELAASETKK; encoded by the coding sequence ATGAAAAAAGAAAGACTTGAGCAGGCGAAAGCGTTCGGTAAAGAGCGCGCGAAAAAGAAGAAAAACACGGACACTTCTTCCAACCTGATTCCAGTTCCGAAAGGAGCGAAGAAGGAAAAGAAAAGAGTGGGTCGCGGACCGGGCTCGAAAGTCGGTAAAACCGCAGGTCGCGGATCCAAAGGTCAGTATGCAAGAAATAGCGTTCGCCGAGGATTTGAAGGTGGTCAGATGCCGATCCACCGGAGACTGCCGAAACGCGGGTTTACTGCCAAGTTCCACAAGGAATTCTACCCTGTGAACTTAAGAGATATCGAGAAATCAGGTTTGACCGGAAACATAGATGCAAAAACCATGGTTCAATCCAAGATTCTTGATAAAGAAACGACTCTTTTTAAGATTTTGGGGACCGGAGAAATCAAAAAAGCGATCCACGTGATTGCGGACGGATTCTCTCAATCGGCTAAGGAAAAAATCGAGAAAGCGGGCGGATCTATCAAATTGCGCGCTGAACTCGAGTTGGCCGCATCTGAAACTAAAAAATAA